GGAGGAAACAGACCCGGACAGAGGAGAACCCCCCATGTTCCCCCTTGGACTGGCCTCCAGGAGGTCGCCTGACCTCTTCTCTGGACCGGGCGAGGGCCGCCGTGCGCACGGTGGACGTCGGGGCCACGAAGTGCCTCCACTCCAACATCGGGGCGGTTCCCGCTGCTCGTCAAAAGACACAAGCGTGGCAACAGTGTCCAATCACTCATCAAGCCAGGGTACTCTCACGAACACATTCCACCTTGTCTATCGCCACGCGAGTCACCGCCGGACGGGCCGCAGGAGCTGGTAGCCCCTCCCGCCGGGCCCCATGCCCTGGACATTCTCGAGCTGCAGGACGAGCAGCCCCGAGGGGAGCTCGTAGTACACGTCGGCCCGGGTATTCTCGTTGGCATCCAGCCGGGGGTAGACGAGCAACTCCTCCCAGGTGACGCCGTCGAGACTGCCCACCACATGGGTGCTCACCTCGGTGGGCGGGTAGATGTCTCCACCCGGCTCGCGCGCGGCCCCCACCACGAATCCCCCTCCCTGGAGCGCATGGGTGGAATAGGCGGGGCCGGTGAGTGGGTACAACTCGGTGTAGAGTCCCTCGGGGGTGAGCTGCGCGATGTGAGGACGCGCCGGCAGGTAGGAGATGTCCTGGCCGAAGAGCAGACGGCCATCCGCGAGCACCACCCCCTCCACGACCACCCCCTGCTGTCCGCCCAGCAGCTGCCGCCAGGTGCGCCCCTCGTCCGTCGAGCGGAAGGTGCCGGCCTGGCGTGTGGTGTCTCCGAAGAAGGCCCAGAGCGCATGACGCGCCGGATCCGCCGCCAGCCCATGGCCGTGGCGGTGGCCGAGGAAGGTGAAGCGCACCTGCCAGGTCTGTCCCCGATCCACGCTCGCGTACAGCCGGATGGGCGCATCCTCCAAGGTGAACACCTGATACTCGAGCAGGTACACGGTGCCATCGAGTTCCACGATGCTCCGCGGCGTGAGCATCCGGTAGGTGTCGAGGGAGAGCACATCCCGCCAGGTGGCGCCCCCGTCGCCCGAGCGGGAGATGAAGTGGAGATTCCCGCGGGCCGTGTCCGCGAGCAGCGTTCCATCCGAGAGTGCGGTCATCACACGGAACCCGTTGCCATTGGGATGCCTCACCTTG
Above is a window of Cystobacter fuscus DNA encoding:
- a CDS encoding WD40/YVTN/BNR-like repeat-containing protein is translated as MHPSRSMWQELHRVVLLGCLLFTPALLAAQPLSPGATASVTLLEPTPPQRLSLEVVHTNTTYRFLAVAPSGTAYAVSLNDSENRLHESTDGALTWHLKVRHPNGNGFRVMTALSDGTLLADTARGNLHFISRSGDGGATWRDVLSLDTYRMLTPRSIVELDGTVYLLEYQVFTLEDAPIRLYASVDRGQTWQVRFTFLGHRHGHGLAADPARHALWAFFGDTTRQAGTFRSTDEGRTWRQLLGGQQGVVVEGVVLADGRLLFGQDISYLPARPHIAQLTPEGLYTELYPLTGPAYSTHALQGGGFVVGAAREPGGDIYPPTEVSTHVVGSLDGVTWEELLVYPRLDANENTRADVYYELPSGLLVLQLENVQGMGPGGRGYQLLRPVRR